The Geoalkalibacter ferrihydriticus DSM 17813 genome includes a window with the following:
- a CDS encoding ATP-binding protein encodes GSVIITTNLGFADWTQIFGDPNMTAALLDRLTHRAHIIECTWDSYRLKQSLKTGYNNHPQPEKKK; translated from the coding sequence GGTTCGGTGATCATCACCACCAATCTGGGCTTTGCCGACTGGACGCAGATTTTCGGCGATCCGAACATGACCGCCGCGCTTCTCGACCGGCTGACGCACCGCGCCCATATCATCGAATGCACCTGGGACAGCTACCGCCTCAAGCAGTCCCTGAAAACAGGATACAACAACCACCCCCAACCCGAGAAAAAGAAGTAA